One genomic segment of Acanthochromis polyacanthus isolate Apoly-LR-REF ecotype Palm Island chromosome 9, KAUST_Apoly_ChrSc, whole genome shotgun sequence includes these proteins:
- the dcaf8 gene encoding DDB1- and CUL4-associated factor 8 has translation MAEADGKSTVLNGGSEENNPGEDQHKERDASESKEGQTQSSSQDAPKETAEASGDKPMPDVEGETGTNREVEEDEDTDSMDGSGLYSLTEDGERESEGGRREKAKEKDGDQRAARKRNRPGGGNNHSSSSDEDDDEDEEEEQKDDEDDDEAMEAWLGAELRDLRGPVWRAVPSLRSREIGRDSHQFVRRVCGARGLVQRLELQGRLERHTGCVNTLHFNPSGTRLASGSDDLRVVIWDWAIRRAELEFDSGHKSNVFQAKFLPHSGDSTLAMCARDGQIRVAELSATQRCKNTKRVAQHKGAAHKLALEPDSPCSFLSAGEDAVVFGIDLRLDRPANKLVVVKEGDKKVGLYTIFVNPAKTHHFAVGGRDQYVRIYDQRKINENDNNGVLKKFCPSHLVSSESKTNITCLVYSHDGTELLASYNDEDIYLFDSNHSDGADYRRRYKGHRNNATVKGVNFYGPCSEFVVSGSDCGHIYLWDKYSARIIQFMEGDRGGVVNCLEPHPHLPGMATSGLDHDIKLWAPTAESPTGLKGLKEVMKKNKRERDEDSVRHGDQYDTQLLWFLMRHMRNRRPPRARREGADADTDESWSSPDSSDEEEGGPDHVQCMSS, from the exons ATGGCTGAGGCTGACGGCAAATCCACTGTGCTTAACG GTGGCTCTGAGGAAAACAATCCTGGAGAAGATCAACACAAGGAGCGGGATGCCTCTGAAAGCAAAGAGGGCCAAACACAGTCTTCCTCTCAAGATG CTCCCAAAGAAACAGCAGAGGCATCTGGAGACAAACCTATGCCAGATGTGGAAGGAGAGACGGGGACAAACAGAGAGGTagaggaggatgaagacacAGACAGCATGGACGGCAGTGGCCTCTACTCCTTGACTGAGGATGGTGAAAGGGAGAGCGAGGGAGGGAGACGAGAAAAAGCCAAGGAAAAAGATGGTGACCAAAGGGCAGCTAGGAAGAGGAACAGGCCTGGTGGCGGCAACAACCACTCCTCCAGCTCAGATGAAGATGAcgatgaggatgaagaagaggaacagAAAGATGATGAAGACGATGATGAGGCTATGGAGGCATGGTTGGGAGCAGAGCTTCGTGACCTGCGAGGCCCTGTGTGGCGGGCAGTACCCTCGCTGCGCTCCAGGGAGATCGGAAGGGACTCGCACCAGTTCGTAAGGCGTGTGTGTGGGGCCCGTGGCCTCGTGCAGAGGCTGGAGCTCCAGGGCCGCTTAGAGAGGCACACAGGCTGCGTCAACACTTTGCACTTCAACCCCTCTGGCACACGTTTGGCATCAGGCAGCGATGACCTCCGAGTGGTGATCTGGGACTGGGCCATCCGCCGTGCTGAGCTGGAGTTTGACAGTGGACATAAGAGCAATGTCTTTCAG GCAAAGTTCCTGCCTCACAGTGGAGACTCCACTTTGGCCATGTGTGCCCGTGATGGTCAGATCAGAGTGGCTGAGCTATCTGCCACACAGCGCTGCAAGAACACAAAGCGGGTAGCACAGCATAAAGGGGCAGCACACAAG CTGGCCCTGGAGCCAGACTCCCCCTGCTCCTTTCTGTCTGCTGGAGAGGACGCTGTGGTGTTTGGTATTGACCTGCGTTTAGACCGTCCCGCCAA TAAACTGGTGGTTGTGAAAGAGGGTGATAAAAAAGTGGGACTGTACACCATTTTTGTCAACCCAGCAAAGACACACCACTTTGCAGTTGGAGGGAGAGATCAGTATGTAAG GATCTATGACCAGAGGAAGATTAATGAAAATGATAACAATGGTGTGCTGAAAAAGTTTTGTCCCTCACATCTTGTATCCAGCGAGTCCAAAACCAACATAACCTGCCTTGTGTACAGTCATGACGGCACAG AGCTCCTGGCTAGTTACAATGATGAAGACATCTACTTGTTTGACTCCAACCACAGTGATGGGGCAGACTATCGCCGAAGATACAAAGGACACCGCAATAATGCCACAG TGAAGGGGGTGAACTTTTATGGGCCATGCAGTGAGTTTGTGGTCAGCGGCAGTGACTGTGGACACATCTACCTTTGGGACAAGTACTCTGCTCGCATTATCCAGTTCATGGAGggggacagaggaggagtg GTCAACTGTCTGGAGCCACATCCCCATCTGCCAGGTATGGCTACAAGTGGGCTGGACCACGACATTAAACTGTGGGCCCCCACAGCTGAAAGCCCCACAGGACTCAAGGGTCTAAAAgag gtgatgaagaaaaataagcGGGAGCGTGATGAGGACAGCGTGCGCCATGGTGACCAGTATGACACCCAGCTGCTGTGGTTCCTGATGAGACACATGAGGAACAGACGACCTCCAAGG GCCCGCCGTGAGGGTGCAGATGCAGATACGGATGAGTCCTGGAGCTCTCCAGATTCTTCagatgaagaggaaggaggTCCAGACCATGTCCAGTGCATGTCGTCTTGA